aataaaagggtagctactagttctttcacagCCGTTTAAAGCCTTGCAGGGttgaattgccgtgtgataaaggcccacgccttcagctcgggcctttatcacacggcagttcgaccctgcctgttttaaacggccgtgaaaaaACTAGTCGCTACCCTTTAATTCCCtttgaattaccaatagtgtccagtccctttaatattatacacataatgaatgtttatgagtgcaatggtgcgaatatgttcatgagttgaaagatggaatgttctattcaacgaggcggagccgagttgaatggaacattccagctttcaacgaatgaacatattcgcaccattgcacgaatgaaaaacattcattatttgttttatataacatccaagtagatctttgtcattttgattgaaagatacaactttcaaaacaaacaatttcaactgtagaagccgaatgctagtaattttactatgccttcttgcagtaacacctgctgcgtcaccaaagacacgcgcacgcagtgatgtttttactcagctttttcgttccatccgaaaagtaccattgcacgctgccagcgtgcaatggtacttttcggatggaacgaaaaagcacggtgagtgactcagcgtgcaatggtacttttatttgctatcacgtgacggacaatcctccaatcaaatggcaaggatctgcttgggtgttatataatacctGCTAATTAATGCAAAATGGGTAATGGCTGGTACACAGTCAAAAATGGCATTCCATTCAATATGATTCCTGATTGTTGTTTAAAACCCTGTTGTCACTGCACTCTCCGAAAGCTGCTGAAAAGTTAGAAGTATAGTTTGCAAGACACTACCAGTATATAAACTGAACCTTTACACAAGAGATATCCACAAAGgctttatatttttaacaagTTTTAACATCTCTACTGCAATCATTGATTGAAAGCTTATCCCATTCAGAAGTAATAACTCTTCGGGGAACAACAATTGCCGCTCAATTAAAGAGATTTAATATAGCCATGTCTATGGTcaatgacatttttaaaacatatcACAATCATTAGGTCTATCATGAAAAGAAGTCACAGTTTTTATCTAGTGTTCATCTAACACGTTTCGTTCATTCATAGCAATTTGAACACCAATCCGGTCTGGCCTTGGAGGTCGATCAATGCAACAGCACAGCATGTCTTGAAGACCTTTCCGAAACTTCTTGTATTTAAAGATGTAAATGATGGGATTAATCACAGAGTTCAGTCTGTGCATGAATACCACTACACTATCTAGTGTGCCTAAACAAATGTTAAAGAAGCCCCATTCTGTCAAGCAGATAAGCGAATATAAAGACAGTGGTGTCCACAGAAAAAACAGTGCACCCATGACAATCTTAAGCATGCTGATCACATTCTGTCTGGCCTGAAAAAGCTCAAGGGCTGCTCCTTGTACATTCTGTCGTTGAAGTTGTTGAGCACTTCTCTTGAGAGTGGCTTGGATCTTGTAGTAAATCCAGCCCATAAATAGGATGGGCAACAGGTAGCCAAATAGAGGGAAGAGCACAGATAATACAGATTCCATGGTGTCAGATGAGTCAGTTCGAATACAGGTATCATTGCTAGCAGTCAATGTAAACAAAGGTGGGGTTGAAACAAGAAATGACATCCCAGACGCTATGAAAATGATCATGATAACTTTTTTAGGAGACATCATTCTGGGATAGTGCAGTGGATGCACTATTCCTATATATCGTTCATAGGTCACCAGACACAGAGCATAAATTGATGAGTAGGATATTAATAACTCTATAAAGCCAATCCGACAATAGATCTCTCTACCAATGGAACTCTCTGGTAGCTGGGTCATCTTTGTGGCACTGAACACAATTAAGTAACAGCACAAAATGCTATCAACAACAGCAAGATATGCCAGCAAGTAGTTTGTTGTGTTATGAAGGCTTTTGGTGCGAAGGACGACCAGCCAAGCTAGAGTATTGAGAATCATTCCAATGGTTCCCTGGACATTTGTTATGATGTCATATTGAGACATTTTCAGTCTTTTGAACACCGTCGTTTGCTTCAGAAATATCAACTACAATCCTGAACTGATGCTAGCAGTGATTGATCAGAGTTGTCAACATTCACTAAGGAAGTTTTGATAATTGTGGATGCACCAAGATCTTTTTTCACCTCATGCGTTGATCACACAAACAGAAGATATGTTGGAGTTATTCTTCAGTCTGATGGGCGATGAAAACAGTCTTTGAAGTTTCTACACCAAGTGTTATTGTTCAAACAATGCTACCGAAATAGTTTATACAGAATAGTTTCTAAATGCTAGAGAAATCCAGTAGCCCGATACATAAACTGAGAACAATGTCAATGTTGACATCAATCATAAATAAATGATGaagtcatacatgtagatggtcaGCCACAGATCTCCAAGTCTGCTCTCCGCTGTTGCTCCTTGAAACTCTGTATTAGCTTTGAGAGTGTACCTCATAATGCACAGTTTTATTATACATATACTGTAATGTCGTTCAGCCGTTGAGTGATCTGTTTGACAGGTGATTTCTAGTGGTTACCCCCATTAACACAAATGGACTTGACAGGGTTTTGTTTGCCAAACTGAATGCCTGGCACTCAAAATTTGCCATGAATTTACTGCTGATCTactataaattattttaaaatagcaagacagttctcttaagaaaaaaaaacgctacctggcaagtagacatgGTAGATATAAATAATTTGCAAAAGTGCCATCGTTACAggcaaattgcattttggcttTGAGGCGCGTCAAGAGCATGGATTATTAACACAGCCACACTGCTTACATGTAACCAATCAGGACacaagttttgtgaaatgtgcGCGTGCTGCACGCTGTTCTCGCGCAAAACACATGGCCATGTGTTCCAAATTGCCAGTAAAGATGGCTgaattacatgtacaccatgtgggagctataggcctacataatatgatgttaccgctaaccaaatttaatattcaccttgcaatgcctcaaatcatctATAAACTCAAAAAGCCTGGCAATCAGAAGTTGTCATTGATTTACTGCTGGCTTATAACATGCAAATATCTTAAGTGCTTATTTCATCATAATTGATTGGGAAGTCTACATGTTGTCATTGCATTGTTAATTAGCAAGTGCTCAGTTTTTCTCGAATACAAACAAAGGACTTGAAAAATAGAAATGACATCACCCTTGCAAATGGAAGCAGATAAGGAAACTATCAACCCTTTGAAAACAATGGCCGCTGTTTTCCCTGTTTTCCACCATCCACAATTACTCTATTTACCAGTTAATGTTGTGTATTCACATTTTtacctgtttaaaggcactgaatttgtttggtaattgtcaagtcaaagaccagtattcaattggtcattgaagttgaaagaaaatgatgcaagaaaaaacacccttgttggtaaaaaaaaagtgtgctttcagataggaataaaaggcttctggccagaagtcttttattcatttagtgagaaattacctctttctcaaaaactatgttacttcagagggagtcgtttctcacaatgttttagactatcaacagctctgcattgctcgtaccaaataaggtttgatgctaatatttattatgagtaattaccaaagagtACAGTGcaaataattaacaaaatgaaatgaattgatTAGCACATTTGGATGGATCATTTGTGGGCATTCAGTTTCCAAAATCATTTGACTCGATCAAAAGGCCTTACATTTTGGAAACTGTATTTTCTCCAATTTTGTTATTCTAGATTACTGTAATTTGTGTAGACAATATTCCACTAGCTGTTGGGAAATGATTTTAATTTGACAACActtttgtgtacatgtaggcctattgctTGATGTGATTTGGTGCTCCTAGTGTTCTTTTAACAAGTTTTGTTCATTTATAGCAAAATGAACACCAATTTGGTTTTGTCTTAGAGGTCGACCAATGCAATTGAAGACCTTTTCAAAACTTCCTGTATTAGAAAACGTAAAGGATGAGATTaatccatggatatatttgatAGCTGTGAACTCTTTGAAAGTGTAGTAAGGGACACTAAGAATATATGAACGATatttcaacttctcaaatcaggtagaaaataaagaaacttttagtcaaatttgtgtGTGCATTGTAAAGAAgcttaaagcccggttcatacttcctgcgaatgcgaatgcgaatgcgaagcgatttttggtgacgcaacaatCGGTACACGCTCTGACGCAATGAAATTCGCAtcgcacgaagcattcgcaggaagtatgaacctggctttataCTCAGGACGTTAGTGCAGTgacactgactgacgtcctacgaGGGCTAATTCTACCCATGCTTTGTGGTGAGGTGTTTATAGCTGTTTTTGAAACATTCAAGCCCGTGTGTTTAGGACGTCGCATATGATCGCAAAGTAATCAACCAAGCAATTTGCCTGGATACGACTGGCACTTTTCTCCTCACTAGATCTCCTCACTGCACATCGCattttgtggtttatttctGATTCATccgtgtgtttttttttttccattgtgCATGCAGTTTTAATGGCTGGCTACGTGACAGTGTAAATGGAGATCCTTTTTTCCTGTTCAGCAAAGTCTGTCTGGGAGACAAAGTGGTGGAATACGATTGTGCATGGTGTTGAGGTTTGCTGCTTATCAACTTTATGCCATCGAGGTTGCAAAGCACTCCCTAAAAGAGCAGgtaactttaaagacactggacactacgggtaattgtcaacgacactattgatgtatctcaacatatacataaaataacaaacctgggcaaatttgaactcaattggtcgtcgaagttgcgagataataatggaaaaaaaaaaaccttccttgtcaaacgaagttgtgtgctttcagatgcttgattttgggacctcaataGTCCCACTTGTGTGGCCGAGGCTATTTGTAGCTAGCCTtagccacacaagtggggctaggacctcaaaatctaattctgaggtctcgaaatcacattcgtggaaataacttctttctcaaaaactacgtaacttcagaggtagctgtctctcacattgttttataccatcaacagctctccattgcttgttaccaagtaatttttttatgctaaaaattattttgagtaatacccaatagtgtccactgcctttaaaacaacaacCCATTTGAGGCAATTCAATTTCGTTTCAACTTTCATTGGATGGTGCCAGTCCCAGTGCCACCGCAATCATATTTACGGCGAATGAAGGTCAAATTTCGCCGATCTCAATCATGAAGTTTTGGTTTGATTGCTACTGTACTTGTAGATAGCCCCTTCTTGAGTTTTCTTAAAAGTATCACACGTTTGCTGGGAAACCAAGTGATTTTTGAGAGTGTTCTTTTCAGCATAATCTCAAAACCGGGTTTTGTTGGGCTCAAAAAGTCCCTGAAACAACAAACAACTGTAAGATCATTTGCTACAACTGGGTTGGTATCAgaatgattttctttgtgccTACCAGGTACAGCAATGCCGTAACTGcctgagtttttgccaaccgaggttgaaaaactatggaaagccatacgttgtaaatgcaaaacaaaaacagatagctAGTGTTTGTAACGATGtaacacaaatatttaaaggcagtggacacttggtaattactcaaaataaatattagcataaaacctttcttggtgacgagtaatggggagaggttgatagtataaaacattgtgagaaacgactccctctgaagtgccatagtttccgagaaagaagtaattttccacgaattttattttgagacctcagatttagaacttgaggtctcgaaatcaaccatctgaatgcacacaacttcatgtgacaagggtgtttttttctttcaatattatctcgcaacttcgatgaccgattgagctcaaattttcacaggttagttattttatgcatatgttgagatacaccaactgtgaaggctagtctttgacaattaccaatagtgtcctctgcctttaaaacaaattgttgaatttgttggaagcAAAGTCAACCAATCATGTGAGgtattttgttaatttgatagtttgcaaaaaaaaaattatttgattaaaacatCTGTTATTCCATAGTTGCCAAAACTGATGTGCGTACCATGGTACCAAAAAATACATCAACGTGATCGGTGAAGATACGGAGTCCGAAATTGTggaccttccaaacatgatAAGGGATAAACAGCTCTGGCATGACGTTGTGCATGGAATCTCGTTTGCGActgctaaatgatgatgatgaccaaGGTAAAGACAGTTCTTTTACAGGCAATGGACACAATTGTTATTtacctaaaataattgttagcatacaatattacttggtaaggagcaatggaaggctgttgatagtataaaacataaaagtcttctcacttggtgtatctccacatatatgttgagatacaccaagtgagaagactggtctttgacaattatttgtagtgtccagtgcccttaactttttttaatatttatatttttactgtTTATACACAGGACCCAGTTGTTCCAAGTACCAGTTGACCCAGTTGATAAGGCTAACCTatctaaataaataatcaaattcaTAGATATTccatcaaaataaattaaacatgtttttccGATCCAAATGGTAAGTTTAATAGTGCTTGttaatttcgagccctcaaaACAGCGCGTTCCATTAAAAATTGATGAatatttgataattgtcaaataatcttcaggttttttaaaagcagaatgGCTATAGCATAGCCTTGTACATagtttcaggcaaaacttgacaagtacacaaggctaacgaacacaaggctttagccctgtacaaaatatgtacaaggctatagccttgtgtacaaggcttttagccttgtgtacttgtcaaattttgcctgaaaatatgtacaaggctttagccttgttaacaaggttttttttagccttgtgaacttgtcaaattatttctgaaaatatgtacaaggctatagccttggctataggcttttagccttgtgtacttgtcaaattttgcctgaaaatatgtataaggctatagtcttgtgaacacgGCTTTTAGcattgtgtacttgtcaaatttttcatgaaaatatgaacaaggctatatagccttgtgaacaaggcctttagccttgtgtacttgtccaattttgcctgaaaatatgtacaaggctatagccttgtgtacacggcttttagccttgtgaacttgtcaaatttttttctgaaaatatgtacacggcttttagccttgtgtacttgtcaaattttgcctgaaaatatgtacaaggctatagccttggttataggcttttagccttgtgtacttgtcaaattgtTCATGAAAATATGAACAAggcatatagccttgtgaacaaggcctttagccttgtgtacttgtcaaattttgcctgaaaatatgtacaaggctatagccttgtgtacttcaCAGCTTTAGCCTtgttaacaagtttttttttagccttgtgtacttgtcaaattttgcctgaaaaaaatGTACACGGCTTTTAGGATCAATATAAAATTTTATACAATGCGACaggcgagcttgcacctgtgcttataagacagcttcttcattcctattggtcgagagcaacagctgaaacagttgtgccacatcacgtgatacgcgcgacgcgcacagcattcccctATAAGGAgttgtaaaattatcaagaaccaggcctcgttgggtttaaaccactagttgaaaacctcttcacgacactttgattcccttatAGTTCTTTCTAGAACCAAcgctactcaaaaagagatattcacatagtgttactgcaaacctctcttagttgtacttccaccatgcaaagtgtcAAATCCTATGTATTTTTCTATTAAAATTACCCTACATTGAAAAAGTCATGTTGTAGGGCTATCCTGGCCTCAATAGACACTTATAACTTATAATTGAAATGGATAACTCGAAAGAAGAAAATATGCAGTATGCAGATGCACtttaagaaactggacactattggtaattgtcaaagaccagtcttctcactttgtgtctCTCAGCATAttcatagaataacaaaccttcggagatttgaactcaattggttgttaagttgcgagagaataatggaaggaaaaacacccttgtcgcacaagttgtgtgctttcagatgccttgaagtcgagacctcagctataattcaaatattttagaaagATTAATTTGCCCGTTGttgtggattgtttttttttacaggcacGTGGGAGTGCAAGGACCTAGATACTTACATCGGCTACAGGAATTGGGCTGAGAGTAACCCTGACAATGGTGGCGGTAATGAACGATGTGTGGAGATTTGGGGAGAATCAGCCTTATGGAATGATGCGGGATGTCATTGGGAACACCCGTCAGTCTGCAAGCAGTCTCTTACTAAGATTGTTCATTGGCGTTAACTTGCACACAGTCACACAAGTAATGGGAGACCTTGGAACACGAGTTGGAAGCAGACTTagcaggtaaatttccatttccaagtaaatttccacaaagCTGTTgtgtatgcgctgtagcaccttgtaaattcTTATACGGTACTACTGTAATtgagtctcagaattcatcactgcaattatcagctttctgaaaatttgtataGTTTTGAGCATGTGTACATGACCAAGAGTTGTGGTTTTTACCTGGAAAATCTGCTGACACCTAGCGTGCTAATCATCCCTCactgttttcattgtttacccTTTTCCAAAGCCAAGTAGTAATTATTTTCATGCATTATATGAAAATACATAAAAAGGGGAGCAAGTCACtctcttgtgaaaaaaaatgacTAATTACCGGGTAATCTGACCCAACTCCTATAACACTTTAGATTTTATTATGTTTCAATTTATATGTTTAGCTGTACTTGTTTACAATTGCGTTCATTATAGTTAGTAACAACATTGAATTTTTTAAAGAGCGGATGACAAACAACTGCCAAAGACAAGGAATGAAACATAAAAGGCATAGTTTAAGTTTTGAACCATTTgactgttttaattttataatatttagATTATGCACAATAACAACTACATCTAACATGTT
Above is a genomic segment from Asterias rubens chromosome 5, eAstRub1.3, whole genome shotgun sequence containing:
- the LOC117289991 gene encoding hepatic lectin-like translates to MTLCMESRLRLLNDDDDQGTWECKDLDTYIGYRNWAESNPDNGGGNERCVEIWGESALWNDAGCHWEHPSVCKQSLTKIVHWR